A genomic region of Pseudorca crassidens isolate mPseCra1 chromosome 10, mPseCra1.hap1, whole genome shotgun sequence contains the following coding sequences:
- the VWA7 gene encoding von Willebrand factor A domain-containing protein 7 isoform X4 → MLPTDEPLSHLGPSLLLLLQLQLLLAPASAFFPNIWSLLAAPGSITHQDLTEEAALNVTLQLFLEQPPPGRPPLRLEDFLGRTLLADNLFAAYFGPGSPSRRFRAALGEVSRANAAQDFLPTSRNDPDLHFDAERLGQGRARLVGALGETVVAARALDHSLARQRLGAALHALQDFYSHSNWVELGEQQPHPHLLWPRQGLRNLAQVDDPTCSDCDEWSCPGNLLGFTLLTSGYFGTHPSKPPGKCSHGGHFDQSSSQPPRGGINKDSTSPGFSPHHMLHLQAANLALLASIQAFSLLRSRLGDRGFSRLLDITPASSLSFVLDTTGSMGEEINAAKIQARHIVEQRRGGPMEPTHYVLVPFHDPGFGPVFTTSDPDSFWQQLNEIHALGGGDEPEMCLSALELALQHTPPLSDIFVFTDASPKDAFLTNRVESLTQERRCRVTFLLTEDPSRVQGRPRREVLSPLRFEPYEAVALASGGEVIFTKDQYIQDVAAIVGDSVADLVTLPLEPPVVVPERPLVFSVDGLLQRVTVRIHGEVSSFWIRNPAGVSQGQEEGEGPLGHTRRFGQFWMVRMNDPLQTGTWEIQVTAKGTPRVRVQAQTSLDFLFHFGIPMEDGPHPGLYPLTQPVAGLQTQLLVEVTGLGSRGNPGDPLPHFSHVVLRGVPHGAELGRVPLEPMGPRERGLLAASLPPTLLSTAGPFSLELIGQDGVGQGLHRVAPQPCAVVPVLLEWSPGFPGAGHRGPAQPPHCQLLGPSGSRS, encoded by the exons ATGCTCCCCACGGACGAGCCCCTGTCCCAcctgggcccctcactgctgctgttgctgcagCTGCAGCTACTGCTGGCCCCCGCATCTGCCTTCTTCCCCAATATCTGGAGCCTCCTGGCTGCCCCCGGCTCCATCACCCACCAGGACCTGACCGAGGAGGCGGCACTCAACGTCACCCTGCAGCTCTTCCTGGAGCAGCCGCCCCCAGGTCGGCCCCCCCTTCGCCTTGAGGACTTCCTG GGCCGCACTCTCCTTGCCGACAACCTCTTTGCCGCCTACTTCGGACCTGGGTCTCCTTCCCGGCGGTTCCGAGCAGCCTTAGGAGAGGTGTCTCGTGCCAATGCCGCCCAGGACTTCCTGCCGACTTCCAGGAATGACCCTGACTTGCACTTTGAtgccgagcggctgggccaggGGCGCGCACGCCTGGTGGGAGCTCTAGGGGAGACTGTGGTGGCGGCCAGAGCCCTTGACCACAGCCTGGCCCGCCAGCGCCTCGGGGCTGCGCTTCATGCCTTGCAG GATTTCTACAGTCACAGCAACTGGGTCGAACTGGGGGAGCAGCAGCCACACCCTCACCTCCTCTGGCCAAGGCAGGGGCTGCGGAACCTGGCGCAAG TGGACGATCCTACCTGCTCCGACTGTGACGAGTGGAGCTGCCCTGGGAATTTGCTGGGCTTCACACTCCTCACCTCTGGCTACTTTGGAACTCATCCCTCCAAACCTCCAG GGAAATGTAGCCATGGGGGCCATTTTGACCAGAGCAGCTCCCAGCCACCACGGGGAGGCATCAACAAGGATAGCACATCCCCAGGCTTCTCCCCACACCACATGCTGCACCTCCAGGCTGCAAACCTGGCCCTTCTGGCCTCCATCCAGGCCTTCAGCCTCCTGCGAAGCCGCCTGGGAGACAGGGGTTTCTCCAG GCTGCTGGACATcaccccagcctccagcctgAGCTTCGTCCTGGATACCACAGGAAGTATGGGCGAGGAGATCAATGCTGCCAAAATCCAGGCTCGCCACATTGTGGAGCAGCGACGGGGTGGCCCCATGGAGCCCACCCACTATGTCCTGGTGCCTTTCCATGACCCAG gGTTTGGCCCCGTCTTTACAACCAGTGACCCTGACAGCTTCTGGCAACAACTCAATGAGATACATGCCTTGGGAGGTGGAGATGAGCCCGAGATGTGCCTGTCAGCCCTGGAg CTGGCCCTGCAACACACACCTCCACTCTCAGACATCTTCGTCTTCACTGACGCCTCCCCCAAGGATGCCTTTCTCACCAACCGGGTGGAATCTCTGACTCAGGAGCGGCGTTGCAGA GTCACATTCCTGTTGACTGAAGACCCATCTAGGGTTCAGGGCCGACCTCGGCGTGAGGTCTTGTCCCCTCTGCGTTTTGAGCCGTATGAAGCGGTGGCGCTGGCCTCAGGAGGAGAGGTGATCTTCACCAAAGACCAGTACATTCAGGATGTGGCAGCCATTGTTGGGGACAGCGTAGCTGACCTG GTGACCCTTCCCCTGGAGCCTCCTGTTGTGGTGCCTGAGAGGCCACTTGTGTTCAGTGTGGATGGGCTGCTCCAGAGGGTCACAGTCCGGATCCATGGGGAGGTCAGCAGCTTCTGGATCAGAAACCCTGCAG GGGTCTCCCAGGGCCAGGAGGAAGGTGAGGGGCCTCTAGGTCATACTCGCCGCTTCGGGCAGTTCTGGATGGTGCGCATGAATGACCCCCTGCAGACAGGAACCTGGGAGATCCAGGTCACAGCCAAGGGTACCCCCCGGGTGAGAGTGCAAG CCCAGACCTCCCTGGATTTCCTCTTCCACTTTGGGATCCCCATGGAGGATGGACCCCACCCTGGCCTCTACCCCCTGACTCAACCAGTTGCAG GTCTCCAGACCCAGCTGCTGGTAGAAGTGACAGGGCTGGGCTCCAGAGGAAACCCTGGAGATCCTCTGCCGCATTTCTCCCACGTCGTCCTTCGAGGGGTCCCGCACGGTGCTGAGCTGGGCCGGGTGCCTTTGGAGCCCATGGGACCCCGGGAGCGAGGTCTCCTCGCTGCCTCGCTACCGCCTACGCTTCTGTCCACCGCGGGACCCTTCTCTCTGGAGCTGATTGGCCAGGACGGAGTGGGGCAGGGCCTGCACCGGGTGGCCCCCCAGCCCTGTGCTGTAGTTCCTGTCCTTCTGGAG TGGTCCCCCGGGTTTCCTGGCGCCGGGCACCGAGGCCCCGCTCAGCCTCCGCATTGCCAGCTTCTCGGGCCCTCAGGATCTCGATCTTAG